Proteins co-encoded in one Chloroflexota bacterium genomic window:
- a CDS encoding DsrE family protein, which translates to MSQSVLFIINDGPYGNERAYNGLRLALNLIKRPQVAVRIFLIGDGVQCARKGQTTPNGYYNVERMLKSLARRGKVAT; encoded by the coding sequence ATGTCACAAAGCGTCCTTTTCATCATCAATGACGGGCCGTACGGCAACGAACGAGCGTACAACGGCTTGCGTCTTGCATTGAATTTGATCAAGCGCCCGCAAGTCGCCGTTCGCATCTTTCTGATCGGCGATGGGGTGCAGTGCGCCCGCAAGGGCCAGACCACGCCGAATGGGTACTACAACGTGGAACGCATGCTCAAATCCCTGGCCCGGCGAGGAAAGGTGGCGACCTGA